In the Streptomyces fradiae ATCC 10745 = DSM 40063 genome, GTGGCAGACCGCGTCCGACCAGGCCCGCGCGGCCGCCGCCTCCTCGAAGGCGAAGGTGGTGATCACGATGCAGGTGGGGACGTCGCGGGTGCCGGTGACGCTGCTGCGGTGCGGGCGGCACAGGAGGGGTTCGGGTCCCTGGGCGCCGCCGGCCGCCGCGGCGATCCGGGCGTCGAGCCCCGCGCGACCCGCCCTCTCCGCGTCGCCGAGGCCGCCCGCGTGGACTCCGCCTGCGCCGCCCGCGGTCTCGAAGGCGCGGAGCGCCTCGTCGCCGGTCCACTGTTCCCAGCCGAAGACCGTGTCGCCGCTGGTGCTGACGAAGGTGTGGACGGCGAGCAGCCCCGCGGGCCACTCACCCCGGGACCACGCGGCGAGGACGGCGTCGGCGAGCGCCCGTTGCTCCTCGTGGGTCGCGGTCACCCAGCGGTTCAGTACGGTGACGCCGGAGTCGTCGCGGTCGACGACGGGCAGCGGAGCGGGGGCCGTGCTCATGGGTCTCCTCCGGGAGGCCGGTGGTGAATGCTGAGGCCGCGGCACCGGCCGGCCGGTGAGAGTCCTCGAACCGTCCGGCCGGTCACCCGGCTTCGAGCAGGCTCACACTTCAAGTCGCCTTGAAGTCAAGGACGTTTCCTGCGGGGCGAGGGCGGTGGGCGCCATCCCCGGTGGCGCCCACGCGGCCAGGGGCGGGAGACGCCGGTCACCGCCCCGCCGACGCTGCGCGGGCCGGCCACCGTGCCGACGCCGTGGTGGCGGTGGGTCAGGCCCCGTCGGCGGCGGCGCTGTACGAGGCATCCGCCCGTCAGGCGACGAGCGCGGATCCACCGGGGCGAGTGCGAGACCGTGGCGAAGCCGCGCGCACATTCCAGGAAAGCGCAACGGACCGACAAGCGGCCACCGACGGGGCGAACCTGTGGACAGAGTTATCCACAGGGGTCGACGGATCGGCCGGTCCGGCGGGACCGTCGGGTCATGAACGCACACCACGACCACACCGGTCCCCACGACGCAGGCTCCGCCGGCCGTCCGGTGCCCGTCACCACGGCCGGTTTCACCGAGGAGCCCCACGTCACCCTGCGCGGCCCGGCCGAACTGGCGGAGGCACTCCCGTACACCCTCGGCTTCTTCCCGACCGACTCGGTGGTCCTGCTCGCCCTCCACGGAGAGCACGGCCGCTTCGGCGGACGCCTCAGGCTCGGCATCCCGCCCTCGCCCCGCGAATGGACCCCGGTCGCCGAGCAGCTCGCCGAATGCCTCGTCGAGGGGTGCGAGCGGCGCGGCTCCCGCCCGGACGGCATCGTCGTCTTCCTCTGCCAGGACCCCGCCCGGGGAGAGAGCGGCCGCCGGGTGATGGAGCGGCTGCGCCCCTTCGCCCAGAAGCTCCGCACGGCGTGCGGAGCCCTCGACGTCCCCGTCTACGAGGCGCTGTGCGTCTCGGACGGCAGGTTCTGGTCCTACTGCTGCCCCGACAGCGACTGCTGCCCTCCCGACGGCACCGCCCTCGCCCCGCCCGGCACGTCGGTCATGGCGGCCGCCGCAGCGTACG is a window encoding:
- a CDS encoding antibiotic biosynthesis monooxygenase, which translates into the protein MSTAPAPLPVVDRDDSGVTVLNRWVTATHEEQRALADAVLAAWSRGEWPAGLLAVHTFVSTSGDTVFGWEQWTGDEALRAFETAGGAGGVHAGGLGDAERAGRAGLDARIAAAAGGAQGPEPLLCRPHRSSVTGTRDVPTCIVITTFAFEEAAAARAWSDAVCHADATQPEPTPGGISRHFLIGLDGTQVLNYSEWLDEESHRTFLENPAQTPEWRKVEEFTGLTHGPGRRCRPHGGLTAPGGTAA